The [Clostridium] scindens ATCC 35704 nucleotide sequence GTTCATATATGCCAGCATCAGGACTTCCTGAGTCTTATAGTGCTGTACGACCACCGGGATCAGCCCCTGCTCATTCGTCTTGAACTGGGAGAATTCCATCATGCTTTCAAAAGAAGTCATCTTAATCTCCTCCTGGCCGCATTTTTCCTTGAATTCCACGAAATCCATATCCGTCTGGCTGACGAACTTTCCAGACAGGCCTTTGACTCCCGGACACTTCAATATCTTGTACAGTTCCGGCTCCTCCATGGTGTCGGTCACGATTACGCAGGGCACCTCTGTCACATTCATAACAGAGTTGAGATCCAGACGATGCATGAATATAATCTCGCTGCTATAGTCATTAATCAGGTGCTGATGCTTGAACAGCGCGTCAAAGTCATTCAAGGACACCGCCACTTTCTCCTTTCCGAAGCGCTTCGCGGCATCCTCGATCAACTTCACGCTGTCCGACTTGGAGAAATTCAGCATGGCGCGCTTGGCACCTGCATACAGAATCTTCTTAATATCCTCCTGCCTCCTGATGTTTCCGCCTGCAACCATGGGAATCCGTATCATGCGGTTCATCCGCTTCATCAAGTCTATCGCCTCGTCATGCTCCTCGTCCGAATCAGACAGGTCAAAGACCAGCAGTTCGTCAGCCCCATGGTCGCTGTAATATTTTGCAAGCCCGATGACGTCATCTGACATAACCGTATCGTCGTCGAACCATTTTACCGCTTTGCCGCCTGCAATAAATATGCAGGGAATCAATCTTTTATAACTCATCATTTATGCCGCCTCCTCTATAGGCTCCCTTTTGTAGTCCATGCTTCCTGAATTCTTGGCTCAGGTAGCGTTGCCATGTCCAGTGCTTTTCCAAAACTCTTAAACA carries:
- the hisIE gene encoding bifunctional phosphoribosyl-AMP cyclohydrolase/phosphoribosyl-ATP diphosphatase HisIE, with protein sequence MSYKRLIPCIFIAGGKAVKWFDDDTVMSDDVIGLAKYYSDHGADELLVFDLSDSDEEHDEAIDLMKRMNRMIRIPMVAGGNIRRQEDIKKILYAGAKRAMLNFSKSDSVKLIEDAAKRFGKEKVAVSLNDFDALFKHQHLINDYSSEIIFMHRLDLNSVMNVTEVPCVIVTDTMEEPELYKILKCPGVKGLSGKFVSQTDMDFVEFKEKCGQEEIKMTSFESMMEFSQFKTNEQGLIPVVVQHYKTQEVLMLAYMNEEAFYKTIKTGKMTYYSRSRQQLWTKGETSGHFQYVKSLTIDCDYDTLLAKVDQIGAACHTGNPTCFFQPLVGNDYDETNPLQVFEAVYDTIVDRRENPKEGSYTNYLFDKGIDKILKKVGEEATEVVIAAKNPNPEEVKYEMADFLYHAMVLMVEKGISWEDIIKELADR